A genomic stretch from Streptomyces venezuelae ATCC 10712 includes:
- a CDS encoding TIGR03620 family F420-dependent LLM class oxidoreductase, which translates to MTDDARTALGQVGIWTFAYEGQPAGRVRESAAELEELGYGALWYGEAFGRDTIGQAWLLLSATRRITVASGIANIAYREPISLAAAERTLGEAFPGRYLLGLGGHRVDDTVHHVDGYPVPTRGKALSTMRAYLDAMDASPAHGPVPDPAPRRVLAALGPKMLELAAARTWGAHPYFVPVEHTELARRILGPEAFLGVEQAVVLDTDVDRAREVATTHVAGYIAAAPHQQASMRRLGFGDADLVGGPSRRLVDAIVAYGDSDAVVRRVRQHLDAGADHVCLQVLTADPTTLPAHAWRELAPALLPPTPAPAQRTRGSQSTVPHHVPPRAAAVAASVAGSPGGPSVRARRETMR; encoded by the coding sequence ATGACGGACGACGCACGGACCGCGCTGGGCCAGGTCGGCATCTGGACCTTCGCCTACGAGGGGCAGCCCGCCGGGCGGGTACGGGAATCGGCCGCGGAACTGGAGGAGTTGGGGTACGGGGCCCTCTGGTACGGCGAGGCGTTCGGCCGCGACACCATCGGCCAGGCGTGGCTGCTACTGTCGGCGACCCGCCGGATCACCGTCGCGTCCGGCATCGCCAACATCGCGTACCGGGAGCCGATCTCCCTCGCCGCCGCGGAACGCACGCTCGGGGAGGCGTTTCCCGGCCGGTACCTGCTCGGCCTGGGCGGCCACCGGGTCGACGACACCGTGCACCACGTGGACGGCTATCCCGTACCGACCCGGGGCAAGGCGCTGTCCACGATGCGCGCCTATCTGGACGCCATGGACGCGTCACCGGCCCACGGTCCGGTGCCGGACCCGGCGCCGCGCCGGGTCCTGGCCGCCCTCGGCCCGAAGATGCTGGAGCTCGCCGCCGCACGCACCTGGGGCGCCCATCCGTACTTCGTGCCCGTGGAACACACGGAGCTGGCCCGGCGGATCCTGGGGCCGGAGGCGTTCCTCGGGGTCGAGCAGGCCGTCGTCCTGGACACCGACGTCGACCGGGCACGGGAGGTGGCCACGACCCATGTCGCCGGATACATCGCGGCCGCCCCGCACCAGCAGGCCAGCATGCGGCGCCTCGGCTTCGGCGACGCGGACCTCGTCGGCGGCCCGAGCCGGCGGCTGGTGGACGCGATCGTCGCGTACGGCGACTCGGACGCCGTCGTCCGCCGCGTCCGGCAGCACCTCGACGCCGGGGCCGACCACGTCTGCCTCCAGGTCCTGACCGCCGACCCGACGACCCTCCCGGCCCACGCATGGCGCGAACTGGCCCCCGCCCTCCTGCCGCCCACCCCGGCCCCGGCGCAACGGACGAGGGGGTCTCAGTCCACCGTCCCCCACCACGTGCCGCCCCGTGCCGCGGCGGTGGCCGCGTCCGTCGCCGGGTCGCCCGGGGGGCCGTCCGTCAGGGCGAGGCGGGAGACGATGCGGTAG
- a CDS encoding TetR/AcrR family transcriptional regulator, which produces MPTSPRGNSPAPPPRRTDARVNRDRLVATAQEVFAELGPAASLNQIAQRAGVGPGTLYRHFPNRQALLAAVLRDRIERLVRQADVLTATEPPDDALAHWLRALLAHARLNQGMGSTLMVEEPGAPGLDCHRLILDAAAGVLTRAQEHGTARADLAAADLIPLVAGIALSTTHTADPTQPARLLDLVLDATFTTPR; this is translated from the coding sequence ATGCCGACGAGTCCGCGCGGCAACAGCCCCGCACCGCCGCCACGGCGCACCGACGCGCGCGTCAATCGCGACCGGCTCGTCGCCACGGCGCAGGAGGTGTTCGCCGAGCTGGGCCCGGCGGCCTCCCTCAACCAGATCGCCCAACGCGCGGGCGTCGGCCCGGGAACGCTCTACCGCCACTTCCCGAACCGCCAGGCGCTCCTCGCCGCCGTGCTCAGGGACCGGATCGAGAGACTCGTCCGGCAGGCGGACGTCCTGACCGCCACCGAACCGCCCGACGACGCCCTCGCGCACTGGCTGCGCGCCCTCCTGGCCCACGCCCGCCTGAACCAGGGCATGGGCAGCACCCTCATGGTCGAGGAACCCGGAGCGCCGGGCCTCGACTGCCACCGCCTCATCCTGGACGCGGCGGCCGGGGTCCTGACCCGGGCCCAGGAACACGGCACGGCCCGCGCGGACCTCGCCGCGGCGGACCTGATCCCCCTCGTCGCCGGCATCGCCCTCTCGACGACCCACACCGCGGACCCCACCCAGCCCGCCCGGCTGCTCGATCTGGTCCTCGACGCCACGTTCACGACACCGCGTTGA
- a CDS encoding GntR family transcriptional regulator, with protein MKDGSSSGVLKRERVREHLLGLIEAGGPGDPIPSERTLCAALGVSRPTLRAAVDELVATGALVREHGRGMFVAPAKITQRLAPDDAAFTVPRASGSWSSTVLESATVRAGARIGRRLRLSPAAELLYVARLRLVDGSPMAIEHLHIPADLVGAALTPEELEAGDLYDHLREHHRVHVQEATQSIEPTVVSEDEAALLDVPVLSPALLIERLTLDTAGRPVEYVHSVYRGDRYRIVSRLDFTRDGLVTSSTEGDAY; from the coding sequence ATGAAGGACGGCTCCTCCAGCGGGGTGCTGAAGCGGGAGCGGGTACGCGAGCATCTCCTGGGTCTGATCGAAGCGGGCGGCCCCGGCGATCCGATCCCCTCCGAGCGCACCCTCTGCGCCGCCCTCGGCGTCTCCCGCCCCACCCTGCGCGCCGCCGTCGACGAACTCGTCGCCACCGGCGCGCTGGTACGGGAGCACGGCCGCGGCATGTTCGTCGCGCCCGCCAAGATCACCCAGCGGCTCGCCCCGGACGACGCGGCCTTCACCGTGCCCCGCGCGTCCGGCAGTTGGTCCAGCACCGTGCTCGAATCCGCCACCGTCCGGGCCGGCGCCCGCATCGGCCGCAGACTCCGCCTCTCACCCGCCGCCGAACTGCTCTACGTCGCCCGGCTGCGCCTGGTCGACGGCTCGCCCATGGCCATCGAGCACCTGCACATCCCGGCGGACCTGGTGGGCGCCGCACTCACCCCGGAGGAGCTGGAAGCCGGTGACCTCTACGACCACCTGCGGGAACACCACCGCGTCCACGTCCAGGAAGCCACCCAGTCGATCGAACCGACCGTCGTCAGCGAGGACGAGGCTGCGCTGCTCGACGTCCCCGTCCTCTCGCCGGCCCTGCTGATCGAACGCCTCACCCTCGACACCGCGGGCCGCCCCGTCGAGTACGTCCACTCGGTCTACCGCGGCGACCGCTACCGGATCGTCTCCCGCCTCGACTTCACCCGCGACGGGCTCGTGACCTCCTCCACGGAGGGCGATGCATACTGA
- a CDS encoding GntR family transcriptional regulator: MELKRERVREHLLTVIDSRRPGDAIPSERTLCATLGVSRPTLRAAVDELVATGLLVREHGRGMFVAPDKITQELVAEHRAAGVPRSRGDWTSTVLELRTVRAGARIGRKLAISPAAELLHVTRLRHVDGAPIALEHLHVPADLVPGLTAADMETGFYAHLRDRRGIRPAHAVQSIEPTVLSDEEAALLSVPVLSPALLFDRTTSDAANRPIEYVRSLYRGDRYRIVSRLALTDGPPGDPATDAATAAARGGTWWGTVD, from the coding sequence ATGGAGCTCAAGCGGGAGCGCGTACGGGAGCATCTCCTCACCGTGATCGACAGCCGCCGCCCCGGCGACGCCATCCCCTCCGAGCGCACGCTCTGCGCGACCCTCGGCGTCTCCCGCCCCACCCTGCGAGCGGCGGTCGACGAACTCGTCGCCACCGGCCTGCTGGTACGGGAGCACGGCCGCGGCATGTTCGTCGCACCCGACAAGATCACCCAGGAACTCGTCGCCGAGCACCGGGCGGCCGGCGTGCCCCGCAGCCGCGGCGACTGGACGAGCACGGTGCTCGAACTCCGCACCGTGCGGGCCGGCGCCCGCATAGGCCGGAAGCTGGCGATCTCCCCGGCGGCCGAACTGCTCCACGTGACCCGCCTCCGGCACGTGGACGGCGCCCCGATCGCCCTGGAGCACCTCCACGTCCCCGCCGACCTGGTCCCCGGCCTCACGGCCGCCGACATGGAGACCGGCTTCTACGCTCACCTGCGGGACCGGCGCGGCATCCGGCCGGCCCACGCGGTGCAGTCCATCGAGCCGACGGTGCTGAGCGACGAGGAAGCGGCCCTCCTGTCCGTCCCCGTCCTCTCACCCGCCCTCCTCTTCGACCGGACGACGTCCGACGCCGCCAACCGCCCGATCGAATACGTCCGCTCCCTCTACCGAGGCGACCGCTACCGCATCGTCTCCCGCCTCGCCCTGACGGACGGCCCCCCGGGCGACCCGGCGACGGACGCGGCCACCGCCGCGGCACGGGGCGGCACGTGGTGGGGGACGGTGGACTGA